Proteins found in one Neodiprion lecontei isolate iyNeoLeco1 chromosome 6, iyNeoLeco1.1, whole genome shotgun sequence genomic segment:
- the LOC107219064 gene encoding V-type proton ATPase catalytic subunit A has product MSNRGLGKIANEDKESKFGYVYAVSGPVVTAEKMAGSAMYELVRVGYFELVGEIIRLEGDMATIQVYEETSGVTVGDPVLRTGKPLSVELGPGILGSIFDGIQRPLKDINELTSSIYIPKGVNVPALSRTISWEFNPLYIKNGSHITGGDMYGIVHENSLVKHKMILPPKSKGTVTYIAPPGNYTVNDVVLETEFDGEKNKYTMLQVWPVRQPRPVTEKLPANHPLLTGQRVLDSLFPCVQGGTTAIPGAFGCGKTVISQSLSKYSNSDVIVYVGCGERGNEMSEVLRDFPELSVEIDGVTESIMKRTALVANTSNMPVAAREASIYTGITLSEYFRDMGYNVSMMADSTSRWAEALREISGRLAEMPADSGYPAYLGARLASFYERAGRVKCLGNPDREGSVSIVGAVSPPGGDFSDPVTSATLGIVQVFWGLDKKLAQRKHFPSINWLISYSKYMRALDDFYDKNFQEFVPLRTKVKEILQEEEDLSEIVQLVGKASLAETDKITLEVAKLLKDDFLQQNSYSSYDRFCPFYKTVGMLRNMIAFYDMARHAVESTAQSDNKITWNVIRDSMGNILYQLSSMKFKDPVKDGEAKIRGDFEQLHEDIQQAFRNLED; this is encoded by the exons ATGTCGAATCGAGGTCTGGGAAAGATCGCTAATGAGGATAAGGAGTCCAAATTCGGATATGTCTACGCAGTGTCCGGTCCCG TCGTCACGGCGGAGAAAATGGCCGGATCAGCTATGTACGAGTTGGTCCGTGTCGGCTACTTCGAGCTGGTAGGAGAGATCATTCGTCTAGAGGGAGACATGGCCACGATTCAG GTATACGAAGAAACCAGCGGTGTCACTGTCGGTGACCCTGTGTTGCGTACGGGCAAACCTTTGTCAGTAGAGTTGGGACCTGGTATCCTTGGGAGCATTTTTGATGGTATTCAACGTCCTCTGAAGGACATTAACGAACTTACCAGCTCCATCTACATCCCAAAAGGTGTTAATGTTCCTGCTTTGTCGCGTACGATATCGTGGGAGTTCAACCCCCTCTACATCAAGAATGGCAGCCACATAACTGGTGGAGATATGTACGGTATCGTCCACGAGAACTCGTTGGTCAAACATAAGATGATCCTGCCCCCAAAAAGCAAGGGAACTGTTACTTACATCGCTCCACCCGGAAACTACACTGTTAAT GATGTTGTGCTAGAGACCGAGTTTGATGGAGAAAAGAACAAATACACTATGCTTCAAGTGTGGCCAGTACGTCAGCCACGTCCTGTTACTGAGAAACTTCCAGCTAACCATCCTCTATTGACTGGCCAACGTGTCCTTGATTCACTTTTCCC ATGTGTCCAAGGAGGTACCACTGCCATTCCCGGAGCTTTCGGTTGTGGTAAGACTGTcatttcgcagtctctatctAAGTACTCAAACTCAGATGTCATCGTTTATGTCGGTTGTGGTGAACGTGGTAACGAGATGTCTGAAGTACTCCGAGACTTCCCTGAGCTGTCAGTAGAAATTGACGGAGTTACCGAATCCATCATGAAGCGTACTGCTCTTGTAGCCAACACATCTAACATGCCTGTAGCTGCTCGTGAGGCTTCAATTTACACTG GTATTACACTGTCTGAATACTTCAGAGACATGGGTTACAACGTATCTATGATGGCTGACTCTACTTCTCGATGGGCTGAGGCGCTTCGTGAAATTTCTGGTCGTTTGGCTGAGATGCCTGCCGATTCTGGTTACCCTGCATATTTGGGAGCTCGATTGGCTAGTTTCTATGAACGTGCTGGACG AGTCAAGTGTTTGGGTAACCCAGACCGTGAGGGTTCCGTTAGTATTGTAGGAGCCGTATCTCCTCCTGGTGGTGATTTCTCAGACCCTGTCACCAGTGCGACCTTGGGTATTGTACAG GTGTTCTGGGGTTTGGACAAAAAGCTGGCTCAGCGTAAGCACTTCCCATCTATCAATTGGTTGATTTCATACAGTAAATACATGCGAGCTCTGGATGACTTCTAcgacaaaaatttccaagaatTTGTACCACTAAGAACCAAAGTAAAGGAAATCCTacaggaagaagaagatttGTCTGAGATCGTACAGCTGGTCGGTAAAGCTTCGCTCGCTGAAACTGACAAAATCACCCTTGAAGTTGCCAAGCTTCTCAAGGATGATTTCCTCCAGCAAAACAG CTACTCGTCATACGATCGTTTCTGTCCATTCTACAAGACTGTCGGTATGCTACGCAACATGATTGCATTCTACGACATGGCCAGGCATGCAGTAGAATCTACAGCCCAATCAGACAACAAGATCACCTGGAATGTAATTCGTGACAGCATGGGCAACATTCTTTACCAACTCAGCTCCATGAAATTCAAG GACCCAGTGAAGGATGGCGAGGCAAAGATCAGAGGAGACTTCGAACAGCTGCACGAGGATATCCAACAAGCCTTTAGAAACCTAGAGgactaa
- the LOC107219135 gene encoding upstream stimulatory factor 1 isoform X1: protein MDILEQHLDQQDVSGSSRVKDDETTGIVLEEAEFVDCDGEGETVGEDGIRYQETLAYRVVQVNGGTSGNEIELPVTQAANSTVQVLTSPLNGQFYVIGNANEVFTTAQTSRSLAPRATLQIETPRNVTTGLKKRDDRRRATHNEVERRRRDKINNWIAKLGKIIPECNSTANGNANVSGDGKANYETQSKGGILAKACEYIGELRAANQGLGQCLRDNDKLRHEITALKQLVAQLKRENAQLRSQVTSPQTTSEVHLSP from the exons atggatattttGGAGCAGCATCTTGACCAACAAGATGTCAG CGGGTCATCGAGGGTCAAAGACGACGAAACTACAGGCATAGTGCTCGAAGAGGCGGAATTTGTTGATTGCGACGGCGAAG GAGAAACTGTTGGAGAGGATGGAATACGCTATCAGGAAACTCTGGCGTACAGAGTTGTGCAGGTAAATGGAGGGACGAGTGGAAATGAAATCGAACTTCCTGTGACACAAGCAGCTAACAGCACAGTGCAGGTCCTAACGTCTCCTCTAAATGGTCAATTTTACGTTATTGGGAATGCCAACGAAGTCTTTACTACTGCTCAAACATCGAGGTCATTGGCCCCAAGAGCAACTCTTCAAATCGAGACACCACGCAATGTCACAACTGGACTTAAAAAG AGAGACGATAGGCGAAGAGCAACGCATAACGAAGTTGAGCGTCGGCGTCgagataaaattaataattggATTGCGAAGTTGGGCAAAATTATTCCAGAATGTAACAGCACTGCAAATGGTAATGCGAATGTAAGCGGAGATGGAAAAGCAAACTACGAAACGCAG aGTAAAGGAGGCATTCTGGCGAAAGCATGCGAGTACATAGGCGAGTTACGAGCAGCAAACCAAGGTTTGGGACAGTGTTTGCGCGATAACGACAAATTGCGGCATGAAATAACAGCTTTGAAACAATTAGTGGCGCAATTGAAGCGAGAAAACGCACAATTGAGATCGCAAGTCACGTCTCCCCAAACAACTTCAGAAGTTCATCTCAGTCCCTAA
- the LOC107219135 gene encoding upstream stimulatory factor 1 isoform X2, with translation MIGETVGEDGIRYQETLAYRVVQVNGGTSGNEIELPVTQAANSTVQVLTSPLNGQFYVIGNANEVFTTAQTSRSLAPRATLQIETPRNVTTGLKKRDDRRRATHNEVERRRRDKINNWIAKLGKIIPECNSTANGNANVSGDGKANYETQSKGGILAKACEYIGELRAANQGLGQCLRDNDKLRHEITALKQLVAQLKRENAQLRSQVTSPQTTSEVHLSP, from the exons ATGATAGGAGAAACTGTTGGAGAGGATGGAATACGCTATCAGGAAACTCTGGCGTACAGAGTTGTGCAGGTAAATGGAGGGACGAGTGGAAATGAAATCGAACTTCCTGTGACACAAGCAGCTAACAGCACAGTGCAGGTCCTAACGTCTCCTCTAAATGGTCAATTTTACGTTATTGGGAATGCCAACGAAGTCTTTACTACTGCTCAAACATCGAGGTCATTGGCCCCAAGAGCAACTCTTCAAATCGAGACACCACGCAATGTCACAACTGGACTTAAAAAG AGAGACGATAGGCGAAGAGCAACGCATAACGAAGTTGAGCGTCGGCGTCgagataaaattaataattggATTGCGAAGTTGGGCAAAATTATTCCAGAATGTAACAGCACTGCAAATGGTAATGCGAATGTAAGCGGAGATGGAAAAGCAAACTACGAAACGCAG aGTAAAGGAGGCATTCTGGCGAAAGCATGCGAGTACATAGGCGAGTTACGAGCAGCAAACCAAGGTTTGGGACAGTGTTTGCGCGATAACGACAAATTGCGGCATGAAATAACAGCTTTGAAACAATTAGTGGCGCAATTGAAGCGAGAAAACGCACAATTGAGATCGCAAGTCACGTCTCCCCAAACAACTTCAGAAGTTCATCTCAGTCCCTAA
- the LOC107218947 gene encoding probable 39S ribosomal protein L45, mitochondrial, which produces MSAIASKAMFAVGRLVQCHATLVYTQTLKAAPCFLFVRHRTTKHWNPKWKKLRKEKVMKVKLPNFNQKPEDMTPEEQRSMMRERGLERPRVWNERPIYLSCTGGIFEPYVPPEGDGKFSAISTTGAKQKVEFVQKKGSSIMAVRKMRNYEEELNLKTFAEDAREIYIKAHEALNVKNKLELRQLVTERAYPEMLHNTHNKTIHWKFIQSLEPSRVVQARCTEVITKDNVFGQLTVRFHTQQVLAVYDRFGRLLHGSEFVTKDVIEYIVFEKHLSNQYGIWRLHDKIIPTWMPPKEPSRKTFVSKVGPIDPDEVNAVQTSA; this is translated from the exons atGTCTGCAATAGCATCCAAAGCGATGTTTGCCGTTGGACGATTAGTTCAA TGCCATGCAACGCTGGTCTACACACAGACATTAAAGGCGGCACCATGCTTCCTATTCGTGAGACATCGTACCACCAAGCATTGGAACCCAAAGTGGAAAAAgttacgaaaagagaaagtTATGAAGGTAAAACTTCctaattttaatcaaaagcCTGAAGATATGACTCCGGAAGAACAACGAAGCATGATGAGAGAACGTGGCCTAGAAAGGCCAAGAGTTTGGAATGAACGACCTATTTATCTCAGCTGCACTGGTGGCATATTTGAACCTTATGTTCCTCCAGAGGGAGACGGAAAGTTTTCTGCAATTTCTACTACA GGCGCTAAACAAAAGGTCGAGTTTGTTCAAAAAAAAGGCTCGTCGATCATGGCAGTTAGGAAAATGAGGAACTATGAAGaagaattaaatttgaagACATTTGCTGAAGATGCACGAGAAATTTATATCAAAGCACATGAAGCATTGaatgt TAAAAACAAACTTGAACTGAGGCAGCTTGTAACTGAACGGGCATACCCT gaGATGTTACACAATACACACAATAAAACCATACACTGGAAATTCATCCAATCTTTAGAGCCAAGTCGAGTTGTGCAAGCCAGGTGTACAGAAGTGATAACGAAAGACAACGTTTTTGGTCAGCTTACAGTACGGTTCCATACTCAACAG GTATTGGCTGTCTACGACAGATTTGGTCGTTTATTGCATGGCAGTGAATTTGTGACGAAAGATGTTATAGAATATATAGTGTTTGAGAAGCATTTATCAAACCAATATGGTATTTGGCGTCTTCATGACAAGATCATACCGACATGGATGCCTCCAAAAGAGCCAAGCAGAAAAACTTTTGTAAGCAAAGTGGGTCCCATCGATCCTGATGAAGTCAATGCTGTTCAGACTTCCGCTTAG
- the LOC107218967 gene encoding oxysterol-binding protein-related protein 11 isoform X1, with product MNNSIRQSYEGLLHKYTNAMKGWQYRWFILSPETGELHYFLSESEKNQKPRCSIYLAGAVIAPSDEDSNTFIVNSATGHNYFTTAAGDMIKLRATDARARQEWVDKLRAVTEMYTRAIASSHPPLPPREHSANPTRSPVAKLEVLDAFANCREQLNKAEKHNASLAQTIENSELHLEPELLILKAMSHGTLHTLNQCLNILYQ from the exons atgaACAACTCAATACGCCAGTCATACGAGGGCCTGCTGCACAAATACACGAATGCAATGAAAGGCTGGCAATATCGGTGGTTCATTCTAAGCCCGGAAACTGGGGAGTTGCATTACTTTTTGAGCGAATCTGAGAAAAATCAGAAACCTCGATGCTCCATATATCTCGCTGGTGCTGTTATTGCCCCCAGTGACGAGGATTCAAATACATTTATCGTAAATTCGGCGACGG GTCACAATTATTTCACTACTGCCGCAGGTGACATGATAAAATTGCGAGCGACTGATGCTAGAGCTCGGCAAGAATGGGTTGACAAATTGAGAGCGGTTACAGAGATGTATACACGTGCTATAGCCAGCAGTCATCCACCTTTACCACCTCGAGAACATTCTGCTAATCCTACAAGGTCCCCTGTGGCAAAACTGGAGGTCTTGGATGCGTTTGCAAATTGTCGAGAGCAGTTGAACAAAGCTGAAAAACACAATGCTTCCCTTGCccaaacaattgaaaattctGAGCTCCATTTGGAGCCGGAATTATTAATTCTTAAAGCAATGTCGCATGGTACCTTACACACACTGAATCAATGCCTAAACATATTGTACCAATAA
- the LOC107218967 gene encoding oxysterol-binding protein-related protein 11 isoform X2 — MNNSIRQSYEGLLHKYTNAMKGWQYRWFILSPETGELHYFLSESEKNQKPRCSIYLAGAVIAPSDEDSNTFIVNSATGDMIKLRATDARARQEWVDKLRAVTEMYTRAIASSHPPLPPREHSANPTRSPVAKLEVLDAFANCREQLNKAEKHNASLAQTIENSELHLEPELLILKAMSHGTLHTLNQCLNILYQ, encoded by the exons atgaACAACTCAATACGCCAGTCATACGAGGGCCTGCTGCACAAATACACGAATGCAATGAAAGGCTGGCAATATCGGTGGTTCATTCTAAGCCCGGAAACTGGGGAGTTGCATTACTTTTTGAGCGAATCTGAGAAAAATCAGAAACCTCGATGCTCCATATATCTCGCTGGTGCTGTTATTGCCCCCAGTGACGAGGATTCAAATACATTTATCGTAAATTCGGCGACGG GTGACATGATAAAATTGCGAGCGACTGATGCTAGAGCTCGGCAAGAATGGGTTGACAAATTGAGAGCGGTTACAGAGATGTATACACGTGCTATAGCCAGCAGTCATCCACCTTTACCACCTCGAGAACATTCTGCTAATCCTACAAGGTCCCCTGTGGCAAAACTGGAGGTCTTGGATGCGTTTGCAAATTGTCGAGAGCAGTTGAACAAAGCTGAAAAACACAATGCTTCCCTTGCccaaacaattgaaaattctGAGCTCCATTTGGAGCCGGAATTATTAATTCTTAAAGCAATGTCGCATGGTACCTTACACACACTGAATCAATGCCTAAACATATTGTACCAATAA